In a genomic window of Acropora muricata isolate sample 2 chromosome 2, ASM3666990v1, whole genome shotgun sequence:
- the LOC136909196 gene encoding uncharacterized protein, with amino-acid sequence MYRATLTCLFRSVSARQHLRFSRILNLPHKDGLLFAKSISVSVGRYFSRTSFYRDKNDIARSSNATGRMEEAALSEIIFAMKNVPGLFEIFENFKGTVPMVQRHRVEIFYCVTNIAMGELEQKELLTSELNQNGKKSLFLELLDQITKDISESSERDLAFILWSVGRLKDIVGEMNDLVHACEAEILSRDLKAFDIAAVNQILTGLAACRKKDSEIWSKLEKSILSGEIKITDFSNTELVGTLMGFSKARSVTSELFEHYREAIESHKMPSFKDFELSQMVFAFAKKGVEAEKLYSYTEQEILLRGIKGFLDKNLFLIPWAFANCKSNRRYDQIFQQIDEEFVLRGVQGCPNGVISNLVWCFSKVGLYDAEIFDVVKNEVLVRGVESFHRDYPQLLWSFARAKGRAYPDLNDKIVSWFLSTDLSTNHTKDLCLYTWCFQKLGITSESVYQALEMELLQRNLSKIKFEQLDQLVSGFVFAERGNRKFLEHLETVFLKFNLSTLNTSEVVRLLRLFSKMEFKVSEFYHIAEKELLLRGKSQVAIKEIREL; translated from the coding sequence ATGTACAGAGCAACTTTAACATGTCTTTTCAGAAGTGTGTCTGCAAGGCAGCACCTGAGGTTCAGTCGAATTTTAAACTTACCTCACAAGGATGGTTTGCTTTTTGCAAAATCCATAAGTGTTTCAGTGGGTCGTTACTTCTCCAGAACATCATTCTATCGAGATAAAAATGACATCGCTCGATCTTCAAATGCTACTGGTCGCATGGAAGAAGCAGCACTCAGTGAGATTATCTTTGCCATGAAAAACGTTCCTGGGTtgtttgaaatatttgaaaattttaaaggcACTGTTCCTATGGTCCAGAGGCACAGAGTTGAAATATTTTATTGTGTTACTAACATTGCAATGGGAGAATTGGAGCAGAAAGAACTATTGACGTCAGAACTGAATCAAAATGGAAAGAAGAGCCTGTTTTTGGAATTGCTTGATCAAATAACAAAAGACATTTCTGAGAGCAGTGAAAGAGACCTTGCATTTATTTTGTGGTCGGTTGGCCGGCTTAAAGACATTGTGGGAGAGATGAATGATCTAGTTCATGCTTGTGAAGCAGAGATTCTGAGCAGGGATCTAAAAGCCTTTGATATTGCAGCTGTAAATCAGATTTTGACAGGACTTGCTGCTTGTCGTAAGAAAGATAGTGAGATTTGGTCAAAGCTGGAGAAATCAATTTTAAGTGGGGAAATCAAAATAACAGATTTCAGCAATACAGAGCTGGTAGGAACTCTCATGGGCTTTTCAAAGGCGAGAAGTGTAACTTCAGAGTTATTTGAGCATTATCGTGAAGCTATAGAATCACACAAAATGCCATCTTTTAAAGATTTTGAACTTTCACagatggtttttgcttttgcCAAGAAAGGTGTTGAGGCTGAAAAACTCTATTCTTACACTGAGCAAGAAATACTTCTGAGAGGAATAAAAGGCTTCCTCGACAAGAACCTCTTCTTGATACCATGGGCTTTTGCTAACTGCAAGTCTAACAGAAGGTATGACCAAATATTTCAACAAATCGATGAAGAATTTGTCTTGCGTGGTGTACAAGGATGCCCAAATGGTGTCATTTCAAATTTAGTCTGGTgtttttcaaaagttggatTGTATGATGCTGAAATCTTTGATGTTGTCAAGAATGAGGTTTTAGTCCGTGGTGTGGAGTCATTTCACAGAGACTATCCCCAACTCTTGTGGTCTTTTGCAAGAGCAAAGGGGCGTGCTTATCCTGACCTTAATGATAAAATTGTCTCGTGGTTTTTATCAACTGACTTAAGTACAAACCACACAAAAGACTTGTGTCTGTACACTTGGTGCTTTCAAAAACTTGGAATAACAAGTGAGAGTGTTTATCAAGCACTAGAAATGGAGCTCCTACAACGCAATCTttccaaaattaaatttgaacAGCTGGACCAGCTAGTTTCAGGATTTGTTTTTGCAGAGAGAGGAAACAGGAAATTTTTGGAACATTTGGAGactgtattcttgaagttcaacttATCCACTTTGAATACTTCTGAAGTTGTTCGCCTTTTAAGGCTGTTTTCAAAAATGGAATTCAAAGTGTCTGAATTTTATCACATTGCAGAGAAAGAGCTACTTCTGCGGGGAAAATCACAAGTTGCTATAAAGGAGATAAGAGAACTGTAA